In one window of Pseudorasbora parva isolate DD20220531a chromosome 7, ASM2467924v1, whole genome shotgun sequence DNA:
- the LOC137083821 gene encoding T-cell surface glycoprotein CD4-like, translated as MTPFMIVLGLALVFEGGQCQDHEVLVAQGSVAVLPCLDESSELSYPTAVYWSRRVGDVQKTVWRREKSGLEFRPVRDPPRANCPVPNFGKSDYSLHIDGTTYEDGGEYVCEVEGKKRMVKVVLLRVIRASFHPAVVVEGSRTEAKCEVSPGPSSMRVNWKRNGQFISRSSLSNVSQRDAANWTCQVSLNGVEVEAAASLHVKGISTPQDDSSVVYAAVGSSVSLPCLFTDGLIPNTVMWNRTSSTIHHPLPESFDWALGSVASATIQTVKDGDEGMYTCSGRMKGLNRGGIKVQRRMELVVTKVLSSSASSGNGPVTLTCHLSNSEQITSYEWLRVSYGPNDTQTVTSVGKKKSFWIKQVTEKDAGEWVCRYYGEQGVLGNVTYHLHIMGAVTGVKSSSGNKTAMVMGLGFFFLVIFLILFQMFRNYRRKRMIMLYPAMETIVHQAATEREQRQRSKAKMTEPCVGEPGLVCV; from the exons ATGACACCATTTATGATTGTTCTGGGGTTAGCGCTGGTTTTTGAAG GTGGTCAGTGTCAGGACCATGAAGTGTTGGTGGCTCAAGGTTCTGTAGCAGTGCTGCCATGTCTGGACGAGTCCTCTGAGCTCTCATATCCTACTGCAGTCTACTGGAGCCGGAGAGTTGGAGA TGTACAGAAGACAGTTTGGCGGCGAGAGAAGAGCGGGTTAGAGTTTCGTCCGGTTAGAGACCCACCACGTGCTAACTGCCCCGTTCCCAACTTCGGAAAGTCCGATTACAGCCTTCACATCGATGGCACGACATATGAAGACGGAGGAGAGTACGTCTGTGAGGTTGAGGGAAAGAAACGGATGGTGAAAGTCGTCTTACTTAGGGTTATAAGAG CATCATTTCATCCAGCAGTTGTGGTTGAGGGCTCAAGAACAGAGGCAAAGTGCGAGGTCAGTCCTGGGCCATCATCTATGAGAGTTAACTGGAAACGAAACGGTCAATTTATAAGTAGAAGCAGCCTCTCGAACGTGTCTCAAAGAGATGCCGCGAACTGGACCTGTCAGGTTTCACTCAATGGTGTGGAAGTAGAGGCAGCCGCATCCCTACACGTCAAAG GAATCTCCACCCCTCAGGACGACTCTTCAGTGGTGTATGCCGCTGTGGGCTCCTCCGTCTCCTTGCCCTGCCTGTTTACTGATGGCCTAATCCCAAACACTGTGATGTGGAACAGAACCTCCTCCACGATACACCATCCTCTCCCTGAGTCTTTCGACTGGGCTCTTGGGTCCGTAGCATCGGCCACTATACAGACAGTTAAGGATGGAGATGAAGGGATGTATACGTGCTCAGGAAGGATGAAGGGATTGAATAGAGGGGGAATTAAAGTTCAAAGAAGGATGGAGCTAGTTGTTACTAAAG TTTTGAGCTCCTCAGCATCCAGTGGAAACGGACCCGTGACCCTGACCTGCCATCTCAGCAACTCCGAACAGATCACTTCCTATGAATGGCTCCGTGTAAGTTATGGGCCGAACGACACTCAAACGGTGACCTCTGTTGGAAAGAAAAAGAGCTTCTGGATTAAACAAGTGACTGAGAAAGATGCTGGGGAATGGGTGTGTCGCTACTACGGGGAACAAGGAGTTCTGGGGAACGTGACTTATCATCTTCACATCATGG GTGCCGTAACGGGCGTAAAGTCAAGTTCCGGCAATAAAACCGCTATGGTGATGGGattaggattttttttcttggtGATATTCCTGATTTTGTTCCAGATGTTCAGAAACTATCGCAGG AAGAGGATGATCATGCTCTACCCAGCGATGGAAACCATCGTCCATCAGGCCGCCACTGAACGAGAGCAGAGACAAAGGAGCAAGGCAAAAATGACCGAACCTTGTGTTGGAGAACCGggattagtgtgtgtgtaa
- the plekhg6 gene encoding uncharacterized protein plekhg6 translates to MDTDKSSNPSKGPELSNVMAPEETALDDKSDRHGEEEKEEKTVVHDGIIAVPSVSQRRAKEKQRYNTIGYQKKKQRSVVDFSTVSKGTSAGGKTRGALKQALFSQGMSDKNATLEDQSGVQGQVNALKKVLESFKIPTDLRWTWGEGGSERTLEKSWTDIVHSHKLMSKSQRHQQEALWELLNTELTYINKLTIAKELVLAALSHCHGYGFLQEVSPTMLFSNLPSILDAHRLFWHEVMYPMLREVRLTGQPFDPLKLEAGCLQFPDRFPAYFEYCWEGERNVEFARRQLDTNPQFHTYLTWVENHPKCGRMRLGDMQAKPHQRITKYPLLLKAVQKTTQNLPTQNALERMLNSVNHFLESINDYMHLKEALSVAAQRIEGQKIEGLSEEIDKHVRELCCFDLTSPMRGVGPNVIRKLVLEETLKIRGRKDNKELVVLLFTDVLLMTKTQKKSDKLKVVRPPLPLERIHCIELKDGYSFVLVEVGDLGYAVSVTLLSTPSPDSCVSWVSALRETQAILETLRINETNKTLKTTSKTELVGSERPPIQNELTDKVIEDPGGQSDSDKSHSDFDYGECVNGLSFHSNRSETDVETDVEQSKVRQPAEDKNSPLVGHRNDQSKLVLEEFVGKTDSAGFKMKEGRNRQWEEEEAPLKKITERRVTWNHGKQANSNEITQLDLLVRNGNSLSPGGHVEKNGTSGQSMPSTSSSNKAPITPPTYRASVETGKPHLDPYDNSQEIRRSSLHSQPEDDNGILTGSGRFIRIMKSPRLRKRQPNNLQPSDISKKAANGFELPPNPNSNGNQRRTSNPCIKPQDSHLVLKLGSLKNNHEMLWNVPEKRSSPDPETLSEPEQTPDGKRQTKVKLKTQRSASIPEISSSQSSHRRSPSPDNQLHPSPLQNLLQRAKEREKERALGKRVGRTKEKTFSLNDFPTVSASPSQSPEEEKSARPSMISAHGWREGNVDGSEDEKESNVPEGVSVDWPGWCFDDEEVFGFEDFDDEDWFEQILTTNELRRSERKRSERQEETECSEV, encoded by the exons ATGGACACAGATAAATCCAG TAATCCATCAAAAGGACCGGAACTGAGCAATGTTATGGCCCCAGAGGAAACTGCCCTCGATGACAAGAGTGACAGACATGGCGAGGAAGAGAAAGAGGAGAAAACTGTCGTTCATGATGGAATTATTGCAGTACCATCAGTCAGCCAGCGGAGGGCAAAAGAGAAACAAAGATACAATACTATAGGCTACCAG AAAAAGAAGCAGAGGTCAGTTGTCGACTTTTCTACCGTGAGCAAGGGAACATCTGCCGGTGGGAAGACCAGAGGCGCGTTAAAGCAGGCGCTTTTCAGCCAGGGAATGTCTGACAAAAATGCCACATTGGag GATCAGTCAGGTGTTCAGGGGCAGGTGAATGCACTGAAAAAAGTTCTGGAATCGTTCAAAATACCTACTGACCTCAGGTGGACATGGGGGGAGGGAGGTTCTGAAAGAACACTGGAAAAGAGCTGGACAGACATAGTGCACTCTCATAag CTTATGTCAAAAAGCCAGCGACACCAACAGGAGGCACTGTGGGAGCTTCTTAATACAGAGCTTACCTACATCAACAAACTCACTATTGCCAAAGAA CTCGTGCTGGCAGCACTGTCACACTGTCACGGATACGGATTCCTTCAGGAA gTCAGCCCCACAATGCTCTTTTCCAATCTTCCTTCTATCCTTGACGCACATCGACTGTTTTGGCATGAAGTGATGTATCCGATGTTACGAGAAGTGCGTCTCACTGGACAACCTTTTGACCCCCTGAAACTTGAGGCTGGATGTTTGCAG TTTCCTGACCGTTTTCCTGCATACTTTGAATACTGTTGGGAAGGGGAGAGAAATGTGGAGTTTGCACGCAGACAGCTTGACACAAACCCACAATTTCACACCTATCTTACG TGGGTGGAGAATCATCCAAAGTGTGGGCGAATGAGACTGGGTGACATGCAAGCCAAACCACACCAGAGAATAACCAAATACCCTCTATTGTTGAAAGCTGTTCAGAAGACCACACAAAACCTCCCCACCCAAAACGCACTTGAGAGAATG TTGAACAGTGTCAATCATTTTCTGGAATCTATTAATGACTATATGCATCTGAAAGAAGCCCTTTCCGTTGCTGCTCAAAGGATAGAGGGGCAAAAGATAGAAGGTCTGAGTGAAGAAATAGACAAG CATGTTCGTGAGTTGTGTTGCTTTGATTTGACGAGCCCGATGAGGGGCGTTGGACCAAATGTCATACGGAAGCTAGTACTGGAAGAAACGTTGAAGATCAGAGGAAGAAAGGACAACAAG GAACTTGTAGTCCTGCTCTTCACTGATGTGTTGTTGATGACCAAAACGCAGAAGAAATCAGACAAACTGAAGGTAGTGCGCCCCCCTCTGCCTCTGGAAAGAATACACTGCATTGAGCTCAAAGATGGCT ATTCGTTTGTGCTGGTGGAGGTTGGTGATCTAGGTTATGCTGTCAGCGTGACCCTCCTGTCCACACCCAGTCCAGACAGCTGTGTGTCATGGGTGTCTGCTCTGCGTGAGACTCAG GCAATATTAGAGACTTTGAGGATAAATGAGACCAACAAAACCCTGAAGACCACAAGTAAGACAGAGTTAGTTGGATCCGAGAGACCTCCCATTCAGAATGAACTGACTGACAAAGTCATAGAGGATCCCGGTGGCCAGTCGGATAGTGACAAATCTCATAGTGATTTTGACTatggtgagtgtgtgaatgGATTAAGTTTTCATAGCAACAGGTCTGAGACAGACGTGGAGACAGACGTGGAGCAAAGTAAAGTTCGACAGCCGGCAGAGGATAAAAACTCTCCACTGGTTGGTCATCGGAATGATCAGAGCAAATTAGTCCTTGAAGAATTTGTGGGAAAGACTGATTCAGCTGGATTTAAAATGAAAGAAGGGAGAAACAGGCAGTGGGAAGAGGAAGAggcccctttaaaaaaaataactgaaagACGTGTTACATGGAACCATGGAAAACAGGCAAACTCTAATGAAATTACACAATTGGACTTACTTGTAAGAAACGGTAACTCATTGTCACCAGGTGGTCATGTGGAGAAAAATGGCACTTCTGGCCAATCCATGCCGAGCACTTCTTCATCCAACAAGGCTCCAATAACTCCACCAACATATAGGGCAAGTGTAGAAACAGGGAAGCCGCATCTGGATCCATATGATAACTCTCAAGAAATCAGGAGGAGCTCTTTGCACAGCCAACCAGAAGATGACAATGGGATCCTCACAGGATCTGGGAGGTTCATCAGGATCATGAAGTCTCCTCGTTTACGGAAGAGGCAGCCGAATAATTTGCAACCATCTGATATTTCCAAGAAAGCTGCAAATGGATTTGAGCTTCCTCCCAATCCAAACTCCAATGGGAACCAGAGAAGAACATCCAACCCTTGCATTAAACCCCAGGATTCGCACCTAGTGCTTAAGCTGGGATCTTTAAAAAACAACCATGAGATGTTATGGAATGTTCCTGAAAAGCGATCATCACCAGATCCCGAGACGCTCTCTGAACCTGAGCAGACGCCTGATGGGAAGCGTCAAACAAAAGTGAAACTAAAGACACAGAGGAGCGCCTCCATCCCGGAGATCAGCTCCTCTCAAAGTTCTCACAGACGCAGCCCCTCACCGGACAACCAGCTTCATCCTTCTCCGCTCCAGAACCTGCTGCAGAGGGCTAAGGAACGGGAAAAGGAACGTGCACTGGGAAAAAGAGTGGGAAGGACAAAAGAGAAGACTTTTTCTCTAAATGATTTTCCTACTGTCTCCGCCTCTCCATCACAATCGCCAGAAGAAGAGAAATCAGCAAGACCCAGTATGATTTCTGCACATGGATGGAGAGAGGGAAATGTGGATGGAAGTGAGGATGAGAAAGAGAG CAATGTCCCGGAGGGCGTCAGTGTCGACTGGCCAGGCTGGTGTTTTGACGATGAGGAGGTTTTCGGTTTTGAGGATTTTGATGATGAAGACTGGTTTGAACAGATTCTGACCACAAATGAGCTCCGCAGGTCAGAGAGGAAACGATCCGAGCGGCAGGAGGAAACAGAATGCAGTGAGGTGTAG